CGAAGCGCTTACCTTGGCGGGCGCGGCAGCCGTCCTGGGGCTGGCGGTACCTCAGCGCGAGGCGGCAACCAATCAGCAATCCGCCGCTGCGCCACCGGCCGTGCTGACGGCCTTCGCGCCAGGCCCGCAAACCCTCTCGTATGGCGATGGTACGCCCGACGGCAAAAAGAGCATCGCGGGCACGGGGGAAATGATTCGCTTTACGGCGCCTGCGGACAAGAACTCGTTGACCGGGATCGCCGTGCACGGCGCCCGATATGGCTATCCACAGCCGCCGAACGAGGATATCAAGATCTATGTCCTGGCCGAGGACGGTAAGAAGGTGTTGCGCAGTGAGAAGGTTCCCTACGCACGTTTCGAGCGGGGGGAATCACGTTGGACCGAGCTCAAATTCGGGCAGCCGGTCGAGGTGCCGAAGTCATTCTGGATCGTCGCCGACTTCGACGCGGCGCAAACCAAGGGGGTCTACGTCAGCTACGACACCAGCACCGGCGGCCAGCACTCGCGCACCGGGCTGCCGGGCCAAGAGCCCAAAGCTATCGCCTTCGGCGGCGATTGGATGATCCGCGCCTACCTCGCCGAATGAGGATGCTCTTGCGTGACGCCGAAGGGCCGCGCGTACGATGCCACGTGGAACGGGTTCTAAATCGGAACGGCATGGACGGGATTCTCTCGTTGCGCAGACGGGCGCGACTCCTACGCACCTGGTGCTTGAGTTGTTGCCCCTTGGTTACGTCGACGGTATTTCGTGCGCGCACCCATCGCGGCTACTCCCAGCCCCGATAGCAATAGCATGCCGGTGGCCGGTTCGGGTGCCCTTACGGTGACGCTGTTGATCATGACAAGATTGTCCATCGTGATCTGGGTGGCGGTGTTGAGGTCGAAGTTTATTAAGGGAATGTCGGTAAAAGCCGAGCCCCAGGCGCCGCTGATGTCAAAGGTGGGCACGGCGGCGATGGCGTTAATGACGTCCATGCCGCTCCCCAGCACATCGCCAAAAACGGTAAATCCACCGTTCTGATTGTTGAGATTTGACGAGTTGTCGACCAGGTTGAAGAACCATTCACTCGTGGCACTGTTGGGATCGTTACCGAGTTTGGCCATGGCGATCGTGCCTGCCACGTTCGACAGGTTGAACTCGTTCTGAACGGGTGCGTTCTGCGTGATATGGCCGGGCGGGGTACTGGGAAGAAACGGCGAGCCGGTGCCGCTGTAGCCGCCACCTTGAATAATGAAATTGGCCACCGACCGGTGAATGATGGTGTTGTTGTACGCGCCGCTATCGACATAGTTGATGAAGTTCTGCACCGTGAGCGGGGCAACGTCCGAACGCAGCTCGACTTGAAACGAGCCGAGCGAGGTATTAAATGTCGCGATCGGCAGGGCATGCGCCTGGTTCGCGAGGGACAAGACCCCAAACACGGGAACCAGCGACAAGATCGTGATGCGGCGAATCGTTTGTAAAGAAGCGGAGATCATGGATCCTCGTCAAAGGGGGAAGGACAGCGGGCGCGCCGTGATTGAAAGCGCGATGCAGAAACAGCCGTGTGTTGCGGAAGGAGCCGGTCCGCGGCGTGCAGAACCTCGCCTTTTCGCAGCTTCGTTCCGTATCCGCGGCCGGTTGCGCGACACATCCAGTAATGTGCGCAAGGGCAGCCCGTTGAGGGGAAACGAGGTGCGACGGTGGGTGGCCGGCGGGCGGCTCTAGTCCGTCTGCTTAAGAGGTCGTCGCAGTAGCAACCACCGAAAGAAAAAAACTCTGGCCCAGCAACCAGCGCCAGCCTGCCGGTATCTTTGCCGCCGTCGCCTGCCCACGATGTCGGACTTGCCCAGTGCCGGTTTTTCTGGCTGACCCCTCGACTATAGATGCCGAGCGACCGATTGACAAGGATTTTTACGGAAATTTTGGGGGATCGGGCGGCATCCGTTCCTGGGGGAGAATCCACGTTTTAGAGCTACTGGCAGCGGCCCATTTCACAGGGTTCCTTATGAGTCCTACCGTGGGAAGCCATCGATCCCCCGGCCATCGGTCTGCCGCCATCGGCATCCGTTCCTCGGGGAGAATCCACGTTTTAGAGCTACTGGCAGCGATCACCGCGAACCATCGCCGTAGCGCGCCGAGAGGCCGATCTTGCCGGTCAAGTGAATTCGCCTTCACTGCTGACATCCTTCAGGAGCGAATGCAAAAAAACCGGACGGCCTCACGGGCTCGTCCGGCTCTCGATTTCAGTTCAGTCTTAATGGTCAGGTGGGAGCGGGCGGGACGGGTTTCACAGGAGCGGCGTTACTTCCTCATCCCACCCCACTCCCTCGGACAGCGATCCTCGAGCACCACACCTCGCTCGGGAATCGATTGACCGCGGTTGATCGCGGCGACGCGATGATGACTAGGTGGCGGGCTGCACCGCGGTGCGGTCGACGCCCGTCGCGTTGTTGTCGCGATTCACATCGTTCACTTCGCCGTGGCTGTCGACGAACACGAACAGCTTGGCGAACTCACTGTGCGCGTCGCTACCCATGTCGAAGGCCGTGGCCGGCAGCCGCAGATCGACACTCGTCACGTCACTCGTCGCTACCGAGGAGATACGGCTTTCGATCGTCGGCAGATTCGTGGTTAAGTTCGCATCATCAGCCGCAATAAGCGCCACGTTGAACGCATGATCCACGGGCGAGGTGCCGGCGTTGCGAAACGAGACGCGATAGCGAGGTCCGATTTGCTTCGCGGCATCACCGTTGTCCAGCAACCGCACGTCGATCAGTTGCAGATCAACGCCGGCCACGGTCGCGGCTGGAGTCGCCGCAGCGACTGTGGGAGCAGTGGCTGGCGACGAATCCGCGACCATCGTTGTGCCGCCGTACGAGCCGCCCGAGTAGCCACCGCCATAACCACCGTAACCACCAAACGCGCCGAGACTGGCGAACAGAGGCCAGAAGCCCCAGCCGCCATACGGATGGCACTTGCCCGAGCCCATTCCGCCCGACCCGGTGCCACCAGTTCCGCTGCCGCCCGTGCCACCTGTGCCGCTCCCGCCATTTCCAGTGCCACCGTTCCCTCCGGCGAGTCCGCCGATTGCCGTGATCGGATGCGAGGGAAATCGGGAAATTGCACCGCCCGCACCGCTTGTGCCGCTTCCACCATTACCTCCAGCGAGTCCGCCGATCGCCGTGATTGGTTTCGCTGGAAATTTCGAGATTGCACCACCGACGCCGCTCGTCCCTATGCCCCCGTTACCTCCGGCGAGTCCGCCGACT
The window above is part of the Pirellulales bacterium genome. Proteins encoded here:
- a CDS encoding peptidylprolyl isomerase, encoding MISASLQTIRRITILSLVPVFGVLSLANQAHALPIATFNTSLGSFQVELRSDVAPLTVQNFINYVDSGAYNNTIIHRSVANFIIQGGGYSGTGSPFLPSTPPGHITQNAPVQNEFNLSNVAGTIAMAKLGNDPNSATSEWFFNLVDNSSNLNNQNGGFTVFGDVLGSGMDVINAIAAVPTFDISGAWGSAFTDIPLINFDLNTATQITMDNLVMINSVTVRAPEPATGMLLLSGLGVAAMGARTKYRRRNQGATTQAPGA